The Streptomyces sp. HUAS CB01 genome has a segment encoding these proteins:
- a CDS encoding helix-turn-helix domain-containing protein — protein sequence MSNEPKPAVEAAFLNVQNAAKYMGISVNTLYVWRHRRQGPPSFRMGPGGRVMYRRDLLDAWLSEQQQVDSRSNPALNPLNKAPQQRERRRAA from the coding sequence ATGAGCAACGAGCCAAAGCCTGCCGTTGAGGCCGCCTTCCTGAACGTCCAGAACGCCGCGAAGTACATGGGCATCTCGGTGAACACGCTCTACGTGTGGCGCCACCGCCGGCAAGGGCCGCCCAGCTTTCGGATGGGTCCCGGCGGAAGGGTCATGTACCGCCGGGATCTGCTTGACGCCTGGCTCAGTGAGCAGCAGCAGGTGGACTCGCGGTCGAACCCGGCCCTCAACCCGCTGAACAAGGCCCCGCAGCAGCGTGAGCGTCGCCGGGCTGCCTGA